One segment of Anatilimnocola aggregata DNA contains the following:
- a CDS encoding DUF1501 domain-containing protein, with product MSIPANQSLRQAGTCAPQEHQLHRRLFLGGLLTGGAATLGLPGVSIAGEVPAAGALKQQQKRVLFIWLAGGSSQFEMWDPKPGRETGGPFRAISTAVSGYQVCELMPKLATRMKKLAVVRSLNTKISEHFQAADLISTGWPKEAALEHPEIGVVLSKELALQDSPLPDYVSLFTTTEGRRRPSPGFLSRRHAPLLLEGSLQPSNIELPPELTAEEHASRESLRSLLSQQFGQQRAGNDLIQGYNEAYARVRGLMRSDELFNLENEPSKQRERYGRTPFGQHCLLARRLLEAGVPVVKVARGFWDSHHDNFESHRELVPDFDNVLSTLLDDLDERGLLQSTLVVVLSEFGRTPKINQDVGRDHYADAWSCAFAGCGIRGGTVHGKTNEDGTAVSEGEANAADVAATIFQAVGIDPLKHYQVGQRPVPLAKEDAQPINAVLS from the coding sequence ATGAGTATTCCTGCAAACCAATCACTAAGACAGGCCGGTACTTGCGCGCCGCAAGAGCATCAATTGCATCGTCGCTTGTTTCTCGGTGGCCTGTTAACCGGTGGCGCGGCGACCTTGGGCCTGCCCGGCGTTAGCATCGCCGGGGAGGTTCCCGCAGCGGGCGCGCTCAAACAGCAACAGAAGCGAGTGCTGTTCATTTGGTTGGCAGGGGGATCGAGTCAATTCGAAATGTGGGATCCCAAGCCTGGGCGTGAAACAGGCGGGCCATTTCGTGCCATCTCGACTGCGGTCAGTGGCTATCAGGTCTGCGAACTGATGCCTAAACTGGCCACGCGCATGAAGAAACTGGCCGTTGTTCGTTCGCTGAATACGAAGATCTCCGAGCACTTTCAGGCGGCCGATTTGATCAGCACCGGTTGGCCGAAAGAAGCGGCGCTCGAACATCCAGAAATCGGCGTGGTCCTTTCTAAAGAGTTGGCGCTGCAAGACAGTCCGCTGCCAGATTACGTTTCGCTGTTCACAACCACTGAAGGCCGCCGCCGACCAAGTCCGGGCTTTCTTAGTCGGCGACATGCGCCGCTGCTGCTCGAAGGTTCGCTGCAGCCGAGTAACATCGAGTTACCACCCGAGCTCACAGCCGAAGAGCATGCCAGTCGCGAGTCGCTGCGGTCGTTGCTCAGTCAACAATTTGGCCAACAGCGAGCGGGAAACGATTTGATTCAGGGCTACAACGAGGCTTATGCCCGTGTGCGCGGCCTGATGCGATCCGACGAGCTATTCAATCTCGAAAATGAGCCATCGAAGCAGCGCGAGCGATACGGCCGCACACCGTTCGGCCAGCACTGCCTGCTGGCCCGTCGACTGCTCGAAGCGGGTGTGCCGGTGGTGAAAGTGGCCCGCGGCTTTTGGGACAGCCATCACGACAATTTTGAAAGCCACCGCGAACTCGTACCCGACTTCGACAATGTCCTCAGCACGTTGCTCGACGATTTAGATGAACGCGGCCTGCTTCAGTCGACACTTGTCGTTGTGCTGTCGGAATTCGGCCGTACACCCAAGATCAATCAGGATGTCGGTCGCGATCATTATGCAGACGCCTGGTCGTGTGCCTTTGCGGGGTGCGGCATTCGCGGCGGAACTGTTCACGGCAAGACCAACGAAGATGGCACTGCTGTCAGCGAAGGAGAAGCCAACGCCGCTGACGTGGCAGCCACCATTTTTCAAGCCGTCGGCATCGACCCGCTCAAGCACTACCAAGTGGGCCAGCGTCCGGTGCCACTGGCTAAAGAAGACGCTCAGCCGATTAACGCGGTGCTCTCATGA
- a CDS encoding DUF1549 domain-containing protein, with the protein MRQRTNSFAMVSFVLTAFACGALQLLAGESDFAKVAQEIDRRLADHWQSKNITPAKQADDATLLKRLTLDLTGRIPTRTEWEVRLQDGKPLVDRWPALVQELMTGPEFPLHYGAVLEEMLQGSAAGNADFTDYLRTSLRSGKRWDAIFRELMIGPWDVAERKPATKFLEIRAKDLDRLTTDTTRVFFGVDVSCARCHDHPLVADWKQDHYYGMASFFNRTSGGKGSISEKTEGDVTFKGSDGSQQTARVMFLSGSLAADPPALDGKKPKVSRREQLVTLALTEQRFFSRSFVNRVWQQVFGRGLIDPVDQMHSANPASVPGLLEWLADDFVNSGYDIQRLIGGLVSSRAYRLSSQWETLSPVPDESDFAVRRVSPLSPRQYAFSVLVATGRASFAEPSALEQRAEKLAGSKGSHRVEQYLAAEQQAAALLPHLDPVQDGLTSAAEALYLSNNVATQKVVAADEGTVTSRLVVEKDNRAIAAAAIRAIYCRAPRSGEIDQLAAWLSQSNAGLPQTCEQLVWALITSAEFRFKH; encoded by the coding sequence GTGAGACAGCGGACCAATTCATTCGCGATGGTCTCATTCGTGCTGACCGCATTTGCTTGCGGTGCGCTGCAGTTGTTGGCAGGCGAAAGTGATTTCGCGAAGGTTGCCCAAGAGATCGATCGCCGCCTCGCGGACCATTGGCAAAGCAAGAATATCACCCCCGCGAAGCAGGCCGATGATGCCACACTCCTGAAGCGATTGACGCTCGATCTTACGGGTCGCATTCCCACGCGCACCGAGTGGGAAGTTCGCTTGCAGGATGGCAAGCCGCTGGTGGATCGCTGGCCGGCCTTGGTACAGGAGTTAATGACGGGGCCTGAATTCCCATTGCATTACGGCGCTGTGCTCGAGGAAATGTTGCAGGGCTCTGCTGCTGGAAATGCAGACTTCACCGACTATCTGCGCACTAGCTTGCGGAGCGGAAAACGCTGGGATGCAATCTTTCGCGAATTAATGATTGGTCCCTGGGACGTGGCAGAAAGAAAGCCCGCGACCAAGTTCCTGGAGATTCGCGCGAAGGATCTCGACCGGCTAACGACCGATACGACGCGCGTCTTTTTCGGTGTCGACGTGAGCTGTGCGCGATGTCACGATCATCCACTCGTCGCCGATTGGAAACAGGATCATTACTATGGCATGGCCTCGTTCTTCAATCGTACTTCAGGCGGCAAGGGCTCGATCAGCGAAAAGACTGAAGGGGATGTCACGTTCAAGGGAAGTGATGGCTCGCAGCAAACAGCCCGCGTCATGTTCCTTTCCGGCAGTTTGGCCGCAGATCCCCCTGCACTCGACGGCAAGAAGCCCAAAGTCAGCCGGCGCGAGCAGCTCGTTACTCTTGCTCTGACGGAGCAGAGGTTTTTCAGCCGCTCGTTTGTGAATCGGGTCTGGCAACAGGTCTTTGGTCGCGGGCTGATTGATCCTGTCGATCAAATGCACTCGGCGAATCCGGCATCGGTCCCGGGCCTGCTCGAATGGCTGGCCGATGACTTCGTCAATTCGGGATACGACATCCAGCGCTTAATCGGCGGACTGGTGAGCAGTCGGGCGTATCGCCTGTCGAGTCAATGGGAAACGCTGTCGCCAGTGCCGGATGAGTCTGATTTTGCAGTGCGACGAGTAAGCCCACTATCGCCACGGCAGTATGCTTTCTCGGTACTCGTCGCTACGGGCCGAGCCAGCTTCGCCGAACCGTCGGCACTGGAACAACGGGCCGAGAAACTGGCAGGAAGTAAAGGGAGTCATCGAGTCGAACAATACCTGGCCGCTGAACAGCAGGCTGCTGCGCTGCTCCCCCATCTTGATCCCGTGCAAGACGGGCTTACAAGTGCGGCGGAAGCACTCTATTTATCGAATAATGTCGCTACCCAGAAAGTCGTCGCTGCTGATGAGGGAACTGTAACATCACGGCTCGTAGTTGAGAAAGACAATCGGGCCATCGCGGCGGCAGCCATTCGCGCGATCTACTGCCGGGCTCCACGCAGCGGTGAGATCGATCAACTGGCAGCCTGGTTGTCTCAATCGAATGCCGGTCTTCCTCAGACATGTGAGCAGTTGGTTTGGGCATTGATCACATCGGCTGAGTTTCGCTTTAAGCACTAA
- a CDS encoding alpha/beta hydrolase family protein — protein MQPSPRREFLKAIGTGSLALTGGMSAIGNAGPFVAAQKVAAAEMPADLPVEQAPANADLGSLYPVVRGLAEKVPYPYSFLSGRFASLAEQQAAGREKVLEAFGYRPAAVAPNAEVVSRQEFPEFTREKILFSTSPQFRVPAYVHIPRGLKERGPAIVDLHSHGGMFLFGKEKVIDFGTNHLTMKTYHERNYGGRPTTTELVKRGYVVITIDAFMFGERRARFAEDQELGSNRGDYSPATVDLLNRKCRSKESTLAKSLIYAGICWPGIITWDDMRTVDYLVTRPEVDPARIGCLGVSLGGWRTIFLAGLDERIAAACVVGFMSTVQPMIERHINTHSFAHFVPGLHQYLDLPDVVALRAPRPLLVQQCRQDGLFPVQGMEDSVTKIAAIYERAGAKEKFAGQFYDVPHQFNVAMQDDAFSWLDRQLKPT, from the coding sequence ATGCAACCATCTCCCCGCCGTGAGTTCCTGAAAGCAATCGGTACGGGTTCGCTCGCCCTGACTGGCGGAATGTCAGCGATTGGAAACGCCGGACCGTTCGTGGCCGCTCAAAAAGTGGCCGCTGCTGAGATGCCCGCCGACTTACCCGTTGAACAGGCTCCGGCCAATGCGGATCTCGGTTCGCTCTACCCAGTTGTCAGGGGACTGGCGGAAAAGGTTCCGTATCCGTATTCCTTCCTCAGCGGTCGCTTTGCCTCGCTGGCCGAGCAACAAGCTGCTGGGCGCGAAAAAGTTCTGGAGGCATTTGGCTATCGTCCCGCCGCGGTCGCGCCAAATGCCGAGGTGGTGAGTCGGCAGGAGTTCCCTGAGTTCACGCGGGAAAAGATTCTCTTCTCGACATCGCCCCAGTTTCGAGTTCCCGCTTACGTCCACATTCCACGAGGTCTCAAGGAGCGGGGACCAGCGATTGTCGATTTGCACTCCCACGGCGGCATGTTTCTGTTTGGCAAGGAAAAGGTGATCGACTTCGGGACAAACCATCTCACGATGAAAACGTATCACGAACGGAACTATGGCGGCCGGCCCACTACGACCGAGTTAGTGAAGCGCGGCTATGTCGTAATTACGATCGACGCCTTCATGTTCGGCGAGCGGCGGGCCAGATTTGCCGAAGATCAAGAGTTGGGTTCGAATCGTGGTGACTATTCGCCCGCTACGGTCGATCTGCTGAATCGCAAATGTCGGAGCAAAGAATCGACGTTGGCCAAGTCGCTCATCTATGCGGGCATCTGCTGGCCGGGAATTATCACCTGGGACGACATGCGAACGGTTGATTACCTGGTAACTCGTCCCGAGGTCGATCCAGCACGGATCGGTTGCCTGGGTGTTTCGCTGGGTGGCTGGCGAACGATTTTTCTCGCCGGCCTCGACGAGCGAATAGCCGCCGCCTGTGTGGTGGGATTCATGTCGACCGTGCAGCCGATGATCGAGCGGCATATCAATACGCACTCATTTGCTCACTTTGTGCCGGGATTGCATCAGTATTTGGATTTGCCCGATGTCGTGGCCCTGCGTGCTCCGCGACCGTTACTTGTGCAGCAATGCCGTCAAGACGGTCTGTTTCCCGTCCAAGGAATGGAAGATTCAGTGACCAAGATTGCGGCCATCTATGAACGGGCTGGCGCGAAGGAGAAGTTCGCCGGACAATTTTACGATGTACCCCATCAGTTCAATGTTGCGATGCAAGACGATGCCTTCAGTTGGCTCGATCGTCAGCTAAAACCGACCTGA
- a CDS encoding LptF/LptG family permease: MNTLSRSILCDLTKVFAFGLVVLTFIMVLIGIGQQAVQMNLGVGPTLKLIPFALPNALAFAVPGTILFSACFVYGRLAADNEVVAVKSMGISPMVLLAPAIGLSFLLSLVAVWLNDVAYSWGHSGMQRVVIQSVEEITYGLLRTQRSYANPRFSIIVKEVDGRRLIRPIINFQANNDLPAFTLTASEAELRSNLDENTLSLILFDCQMETDDGVRFDWPGRTVQDIPLAFAAAKDVGEGNPAHLPLRKMASAIVDQRQTIVDLEQSVAAEVGLALMTGEFELLEMQNWQKRQSSISNARLRLYRLQSEPWRRWASGFSCLAFVMIGAPLAILWRSSDYLTTFGLCFVPILALYYPLFLAGLDYAKTGVTPPVTVWLGNIVCMIIGIGLIRKVIRN, encoded by the coding sequence GTGAACACCCTCTCTCGTTCCATCCTGTGTGACCTCACCAAGGTGTTTGCCTTTGGACTGGTGGTGCTCACGTTCATCATGGTGCTGATCGGGATTGGTCAGCAGGCGGTGCAGATGAACCTGGGTGTTGGGCCGACCCTCAAGTTGATTCCGTTCGCGCTGCCAAATGCCCTGGCGTTTGCTGTGCCCGGGACTATTCTCTTTTCTGCCTGCTTTGTGTACGGTCGGCTGGCTGCAGACAACGAAGTGGTCGCCGTAAAGTCGATGGGCATTTCGCCGATGGTCCTGCTCGCGCCCGCGATTGGGTTGTCGTTTCTGCTCAGCCTGGTGGCGGTCTGGCTCAACGACGTGGCCTATTCGTGGGGCCACTCCGGCATGCAGCGGGTCGTCATTCAATCGGTCGAAGAAATCACCTACGGCCTGTTGCGCACGCAGCGATCGTACGCAAATCCCCGCTTCTCGATCATCGTGAAAGAAGTTGACGGTCGGCGCTTGATTCGCCCGATCATCAATTTTCAAGCGAACAACGATCTGCCTGCGTTTACGCTCACCGCTTCCGAAGCCGAACTCCGTTCGAATCTCGATGAAAACACACTTAGCTTGATCCTGTTCGACTGCCAGATGGAAACCGATGACGGGGTCCGCTTCGATTGGCCGGGTCGCACGGTCCAAGACATTCCGCTGGCGTTTGCTGCCGCCAAAGACGTGGGTGAAGGGAATCCCGCGCACTTGCCACTCCGAAAAATGGCCTCCGCCATCGTCGACCAGCGACAGACCATCGTTGACCTGGAGCAATCGGTCGCCGCCGAAGTCGGCCTGGCACTAATGACGGGCGAATTCGAACTTCTCGAAATGCAAAACTGGCAAAAGCGGCAAAGTAGCATTTCCAATGCTCGCTTGCGGCTCTACCGGCTGCAGTCCGAACCTTGGCGGCGCTGGGCCAGTGGCTTCAGTTGCCTGGCATTCGTCATGATCGGTGCTCCGCTGGCAATTTTGTGGCGCAGCTCCGACTACCTAACCACCTTCGGCCTCTGCTTTGTGCCAATTCTGGCACTCTACTATCCGCTCTTCCTGGCGGGCCTGGACTACGCCAAGACGGGCGTTACACCACCGGTTACCGTGTGGCTGGGCAACATTGTGTGCATGATCATCGGCATCGGCCTGATTCGCAAAGTCATCCGCAATTGA
- a CDS encoding DUF1549 domain-containing protein, with protein sequence MMLGPMKQRLLFAALICCLPLLTTANAADVVPSVVTRFAAATGDEEPSLRRHVLPLMGRLGCNGRACHGSFQGQGGFRLSLFGYDFAADHAAVVGGDEPRTNLKQPDESLILQKPLLVIDHDGGKRFEKGSWQHHLLLRWVTAGAKTVAEDEAEITHLEISPREIVFAKKGETAQIKVMAHWSDGAREDVTPICRFRSNDESMATIDEAGLVTALGPGDTAVVAFYDNGVLPVQVLLPVTDQLGDKYPAVPTPTKIDELVVAKLSKLGVVPSELCTDTEFLRRVSLDLIGTLPAPGEIDSFLADTSADKRNRKIDELLSRPAYAAWWATKLSDLTGNTSALGPQGGEQGLNGVKARQWHAWITRRVEQNVPYDKLVEGIVLAVSRSPDQPFLDYTAEMSSYFRGTEPADFAERETMPYYWTRRQLGSPSAKALAFAYSFLGVSLQCAECHKHPYDQWTKQDFDQFAVFFNGVRYGAFSRDETTAMKKEHGLTMDEDSGDFKRLFVTLLAEGKTLPFKELTVPRPSKNPKLSKPRPDKAGRVITPRVLGGEEVLTSEYPDPRQPLMDWMRQEDNPYFAKAFVNRVWAGYFHIGLIDPPDDLNLANPPSNPALLDYLADEFIRQKYDMKWLHREITRSRTYQLSCRPNRTNENDERNYSRAVIRRLPAEVTYDALAYATASDETRASLDAKPATLRAIGEVSGLNGRDAGASSYAVNLFGKPPRAINCDCERSAEPNLLQLVYLRNDNEIDSLLDRKDGWLQKLRDSQPSKRSKIANAKPLDHEALVREAYFRTLCRLPSEQEEKIALGTLSSAADPITGLRDLMWALLNTKEFIVNR encoded by the coding sequence ATGATGCTGGGACCGATGAAGCAACGCTTGCTATTCGCTGCGTTGATTTGCTGCTTGCCATTACTGACCACTGCCAACGCCGCCGATGTGGTTCCGTCGGTCGTAACCAGGTTCGCCGCTGCGACCGGCGACGAAGAGCCCAGCCTGCGCCGGCATGTGCTCCCGCTCATGGGCCGCCTTGGTTGCAATGGACGGGCCTGCCACGGCTCGTTTCAAGGGCAGGGCGGATTTCGCCTGTCGCTGTTTGGCTACGACTTCGCTGCCGACCATGCGGCCGTGGTTGGGGGCGATGAACCCCGCACCAATCTGAAGCAACCGGACGAAAGCCTGATTCTGCAAAAGCCGCTGCTGGTTATCGATCACGACGGCGGCAAGCGATTTGAAAAAGGAAGTTGGCAACATCATCTGCTGCTCCGCTGGGTGACGGCAGGTGCGAAAACGGTTGCCGAGGACGAAGCCGAGATTACCCATCTAGAAATCTCCCCGCGGGAAATCGTCTTTGCCAAGAAAGGCGAAACGGCCCAGATAAAGGTGATGGCCCACTGGTCCGACGGCGCTCGGGAAGACGTCACTCCGATTTGCCGCTTTCGCAGCAATGACGAATCGATGGCAACCATCGACGAGGCTGGCCTGGTGACCGCGCTTGGTCCTGGCGATACCGCAGTGGTCGCCTTTTACGATAACGGTGTTCTCCCCGTTCAAGTCTTGCTGCCAGTCACCGACCAACTGGGCGACAAGTACCCGGCAGTTCCCACACCCACCAAGATCGACGAGCTAGTCGTCGCCAAGCTCAGCAAGCTGGGCGTTGTTCCTTCCGAACTCTGCACCGATACCGAGTTTCTCCGCCGCGTCAGTCTCGACCTGATCGGCACGTTGCCAGCCCCGGGTGAAATCGATTCGTTTCTGGCTGATACGTCGGCCGACAAACGCAACCGCAAGATCGACGAATTACTCTCGCGCCCCGCTTACGCAGCCTGGTGGGCGACAAAACTGTCCGACCTCACGGGCAACACCAGCGCGCTCGGGCCACAAGGTGGCGAGCAAGGTTTGAATGGCGTGAAGGCTCGGCAATGGCACGCCTGGATCACGCGCCGGGTGGAACAGAACGTTCCTTACGACAAGTTAGTCGAAGGGATTGTGCTCGCCGTAAGTCGCTCGCCCGACCAGCCGTTTCTCGACTACACCGCGGAAATGAGTTCCTATTTTCGTGGCACTGAGCCGGCCGATTTTGCCGAGCGCGAGACGATGCCCTACTACTGGACTCGGCGTCAGCTTGGTTCTCCGTCCGCCAAGGCGTTGGCATTTGCTTACTCCTTTCTCGGCGTCAGCCTGCAGTGCGCGGAATGCCACAAGCACCCGTACGATCAATGGACCAAGCAGGACTTCGATCAGTTTGCAGTCTTCTTCAATGGGGTTCGTTATGGCGCATTCAGTCGCGACGAAACGACCGCGATGAAGAAAGAGCACGGCCTCACCATGGATGAGGATTCCGGCGACTTCAAAAGGCTGTTTGTCACGCTCTTGGCAGAGGGAAAGACCTTGCCGTTCAAGGAACTGACCGTTCCGCGCCCGTCGAAAAATCCCAAACTGAGCAAACCGCGTCCCGACAAAGCGGGCCGCGTCATCACGCCGCGCGTTCTCGGCGGCGAAGAAGTGCTGACGAGTGAATACCCCGACCCGCGTCAGCCTTTGATGGATTGGATGCGGCAGGAAGATAACCCGTATTTCGCCAAGGCATTCGTGAATCGAGTTTGGGCGGGCTACTTTCACATCGGTTTGATTGACCCGCCCGATGATCTCAACCTGGCCAATCCACCCAGCAATCCGGCGCTGCTCGATTATCTGGCGGATGAGTTCATTCGCCAAAAGTACGACATGAAATGGCTTCATCGCGAGATCACGCGCAGCCGGACCTATCAACTGAGTTGCCGCCCCAACCGCACGAATGAAAACGACGAGCGAAACTACAGCCGCGCCGTGATTCGTCGTCTGCCGGCTGAAGTCACTTACGATGCCCTCGCCTACGCTACGGCCAGCGATGAAACTCGCGCCAGCCTGGATGCCAAGCCCGCGACCCTCCGCGCCATTGGCGAAGTCAGCGGGCTGAATGGCCGCGATGCAGGGGCGAGCAGTTACGCGGTGAATCTCTTCGGCAAACCGCCCCGCGCGATCAACTGCGATTGTGAACGCTCAGCAGAGCCAAACCTGTTGCAACTCGTCTATCTGCGCAATGACAACGAAATTGATTCGTTGCTCGATCGCAAGGATGGCTGGCTGCAAAAGCTGCGCGACTCCCAACCTTCGAAGCGAAGTAAAATTGCCAACGCGAAACCGCTCGATCACGAAGCCCTCGTGCGCGAAGCCTACTTCCGCACGCTCTGCCGGTTGCCGAGCGAGCAGGAAGAAAAGATTGCCCTGGGAACATTGTCATCTGCAGCTGATCCGATCACTGGCCTGCGGGATCTGATGTGGGCACTCCTAAACACCAAAGAATTTATTGTGAACCGATAA
- a CDS encoding DUF1501 domain-containing protein gives MTTHRYCDGIARRDFLRVGALGSAGLSLASYLRATEAGEVQPAKGKSAIFVYLGGGPPHLDTFDLKPDAPAEFRGEFNPIETNVSGIQVCEHLPQLAKCADKYAIVRGISHTLAGHELGTSYVNSGSRPVPSLIYPGYGSVISRELTGASDLPHFVAIPNTPQRAGYLGVRYAPLQTNSTPSAGVPYSVRGISLGSGKTPEQFSSRNVLLEQLDTGLDEFKASSKLVDGLDRFGQQAFDLISSPRAREAFDVSLEDPKIAEPFGKTKFGQSCLLATRLVEAGVRFATVSFGGWDTHSGNFKKCKESLLPELDQGLSGLFTTLDQKGLLASTTVFVIGEFGRTPKINDKAGRDHWPRAMFALLAGGGIKGGQVLGASDDKGQGPAGDGFTPDQLAASFYHSLGIDFRKEYHTSTGRPVTIVREGTVIPQLFS, from the coding sequence ATGACCACTCACCGCTACTGCGACGGTATTGCTCGGCGAGATTTTCTCCGCGTTGGTGCGCTCGGCAGCGCCGGCCTTAGTCTGGCCAGTTACTTGCGGGCGACTGAGGCTGGAGAAGTTCAGCCTGCCAAAGGAAAATCCGCGATCTTCGTCTATCTTGGCGGCGGGCCTCCTCATCTCGATACGTTCGACTTGAAGCCTGATGCTCCTGCAGAGTTTCGCGGCGAGTTCAATCCGATTGAGACCAACGTCAGCGGAATCCAGGTCTGCGAGCATTTGCCGCAGTTGGCCAAGTGCGCGGATAAGTACGCGATTGTCCGCGGCATCAGTCACACCCTCGCGGGGCACGAACTGGGGACGAGCTACGTCAACAGCGGCAGCCGGCCCGTTCCCTCGCTGATTTACCCCGGTTATGGTTCGGTCATCAGCCGTGAATTGACCGGCGCGAGCGACTTGCCCCATTTCGTTGCGATTCCGAACACACCTCAGCGGGCCGGCTACTTGGGCGTGCGGTATGCTCCCTTGCAAACCAACAGCACACCATCGGCAGGAGTCCCTTACAGTGTGCGCGGCATTTCGCTGGGGAGTGGAAAGACTCCCGAACAGTTTTCCTCTCGCAATGTGCTGCTCGAACAACTCGATACCGGACTCGACGAGTTCAAGGCCAGCAGCAAGCTGGTGGACGGGCTCGATCGCTTCGGCCAGCAAGCGTTCGATCTCATCAGTTCCCCCCGAGCACGCGAAGCGTTCGACGTAAGCCTGGAAGATCCGAAGATTGCCGAACCGTTTGGCAAAACGAAGTTCGGTCAGAGTTGTCTGCTGGCGACGCGCCTCGTCGAGGCGGGCGTCCGCTTTGCCACCGTCAGTTTCGGCGGCTGGGATACGCATTCGGGCAACTTCAAGAAGTGCAAGGAGAGCCTGCTGCCCGAACTCGATCAAGGTTTGTCGGGTCTCTTCACCACGCTCGATCAGAAAGGACTGCTGGCTTCGACGACGGTCTTCGTCATTGGCGAGTTCGGTCGCACGCCCAAGATCAACGACAAAGCGGGCCGCGATCACTGGCCCCGCGCGATGTTTGCCCTGCTAGCCGGTGGCGGTATCAAGGGGGGGCAAGTGCTCGGCGCGAGTGACGACAAGGGTCAAGGGCCCGCTGGCGACGGCTTCACGCCCGACCAATTGGCGGCTTCGTTCTATCACAGCCTGGGGATCGACTTCCGCAAGGAATATCACACCAGCACTGGCCGCCCGGTCACGATCGTGCGCGAAGGGACCGTCATTCCGCAGCTGTTCAGCTAA
- a CDS encoding phytanoyl-CoA dioxygenase family protein encodes MNSISDFDPQKYAADFERDGYFICEAVLPFSQLNALAQAIENVPSGEEVRKKQNVYGIRNLLEVCPEVCSLANQPAVRQFATAVLGSNAFAVRAIFFDKVPGSNWSLFWHQDNVIAVQEKREVPGYIAWSHKAGIWQVQPPAEVLARMVAVRVHLDECGEENGPLRVLPGSHRFGWLDEELDAWKARVPEVVCAVGRGGIVSMCPLTLHASARSVAAQHRRVIHIEYAATDLPGGLEWKHRVRPELS; translated from the coding sequence ATGAATTCAATCTCGGACTTCGATCCCCAAAAGTACGCTGCGGACTTTGAACGCGATGGCTACTTCATCTGTGAAGCTGTCTTGCCGTTCTCTCAGTTAAACGCACTCGCACAGGCCATTGAGAATGTGCCGAGCGGCGAGGAAGTGCGCAAGAAACAAAACGTCTACGGCATTCGCAACCTGCTGGAAGTTTGCCCTGAAGTTTGTTCACTGGCCAACCAACCTGCGGTCCGCCAGTTCGCGACTGCGGTGCTTGGTAGTAATGCCTTCGCGGTCCGGGCGATCTTCTTTGACAAAGTTCCGGGCTCGAACTGGTCACTCTTCTGGCATCAAGATAATGTGATCGCCGTCCAAGAGAAGCGTGAGGTTCCCGGCTATATCGCCTGGTCACACAAGGCTGGCATTTGGCAAGTTCAGCCGCCCGCTGAAGTGCTCGCGCGGATGGTCGCAGTGCGAGTTCATCTGGATGAATGTGGGGAAGAGAACGGACCGCTCCGCGTGCTGCCCGGCTCGCATCGGTTTGGTTGGCTAGATGAAGAGCTCGACGCGTGGAAGGCGAGGGTGCCAGAAGTAGTTTGCGCGGTCGGCAGGGGCGGAATCGTGTCGATGTGTCCGCTGACGTTGCATGCTTCGGCGCGATCGGTTGCCGCCCAGCATCGGCGTGTGATTCACATCGAATATGCCGCCACGGATCTACCGGGCGGCCTGGAGTGGAAACATCGCGTTCGGCCGGAACTTAGCTGA